A genomic segment from Spinacia oleracea cultivar Varoflay chromosome 3, BTI_SOV_V1, whole genome shotgun sequence encodes:
- the LOC110801493 gene encoding inactive protein RESTRICTED TEV MOVEMENT 1-like, which yields MDDSKTTSSTLIKLGPGGSSSSGDDAWDEQRKITQIFISYGKYSVTSLQFQYKEGGKLALSPVYGNSKHDSPKFSTITLKDYTEYITGLTGYCTGRLGFGFGLCNDEEEYTWISSFTIETNKRKYGPFGHPGQKSRSGDDTFEFQIGPGNQFGGFYGSFGCVPVQSGIDHEVALTSIGVYLKPS from the exons CTACGTCGTCGACGCTTATAAAATTGGGTCCAGGTGGCAGTTCGTCATCTGGTGATGATGCCTGGGACGAGCAAAGGAAGATTACTcaaatatttatttcatatgGAAAGTACAGTGTAACCTCCCTGCAGTTTCAGTACAAGGAAGGTGGAAAGTTGGCTCTTTCTCCTGTGTATGGCAATTCAAAACATGATTCACCCAAATTTTCTACG ATAACACTCAAagattatacggagtatatcacTGGGCTTACTGGTTACTGTACCGGGAGACTTGGCTTTGGATTCGGCTTATGCAACGACGAAGAAGAATACACGTGGATCTCGTCATTCACAATTGAAACTAACAAAAGAAAATATGGACCTTTTGGACATCCAGGTCAGAAATCAAGGTCTGGGGATGATACATTTGAGTTTCAGATCGGACCAGGCAATCAATTCGGTGGATTTTATGGCTCTTTTGGTTGTGTACCCGTCCAGAGTGGAATTGATCATGAGGTTGCACTCACGTCCATTGGAGTTTATTTGAAGCCCTCATGA
- the LOC130469486 gene encoding uncharacterized protein yields MARSRKNWINSGEKNTTYFHTSVTIRRRRNKILKLKSEAGCDIEGNELINHVINYFSNLFTSEIDIPLCQTHHYLNEINIDYATNVEEIGRAVFDLGPMKAPGIDGLHAHFYQTTLGKFMERPTDHPETIKQFRPISLCNANYKIVSKILINIIRPHIKDMISQNQSSFLPGRGCEVNYIAATEILHSMESKRGKNGWFALKIDLEKAYDRLEWNFIRFCLARKGFDKPSTDLILSCVASPSTSIIINGKPSPTFKTSRGIRQGDPISPYIFIICMEYLADLISEAKSGGHWKPFCLRKGGFPVTHLMFADDLLLFGDTSPATLASLNEVLEKFWEESGQKMNTSKSRIYFSKHTPQNQKNLFCGALKVEPSADLGSYLGFPLTDKRPRDVELGGLNIRAAIIHNQAQMTKLCWKLNTGNNLATTLVKDKYITNRVNPTSFKKGSHIWQNVGKGWDLFSKLTSWCIGDGTHINLWHDNWTGKGSLRSITHGPLNKGEESKMLDSIMRNGNWCLNDLSFILPTNILNWIKAIPIPLFGEDAPYCSLSNGLKFNLQSAYNHVWNNKFSEATPSEKWSCVWKARCPPKIQFFLWLILWNRLPTASHLASRQIIPNGKCQFCPHDQEDIGHLFLYCPRATDFWNQLEFNDKFKHLQNDFENWFFENLKCIEPSTMNVPNQTVFAFSLWRLWNRRNLWTFQKENKSIGPWCKQTIWLANEFETTEKDTIKQNKPMHIEPPIQTKFIVKCDASSCTNSLLASYVIACRDGDQKFIAGIAGTFSTITPTAAETQTILMAISWTIAKSWQSTTIISDCKEAGIAKSPRKPILEVQKKRATDGGGSHSKKGTEPAESIGSVH; encoded by the exons ATGGCAAGGTCTAGGAAAAACTGGATAAATAGTGGAGAGAAGAACACCACCTATTTCCACACTTCTGTAACTATAAGGAGGAGGAGAAATAAAATCTTGAAGTTAAAATCTGAGGCTGGGTGTGATATAGAAGGAAATGAGCTGATTAACCATGTGATCAATTATTTTTCTAACCTCTTTACCTCAGAGATTGATATACCCCTTTGCCAAACACACCACTACTTAAATGAAATCAACATTGACTATGCCACTAATGTGGAAGAGATTGGGAGAGCTGTGTTTGACCTAGGCCCCATGAAAGCACCAGGGATTGATGGGCTACATGCCCATTTCTACCAAACAACACTAGGGAAGTTTATGGAAAGACCT ACTGACCACCCAGAAACCATTAAGCAATTTAGGCCTATCAGTCTTTGCAATGCCAACTATAAGATAGTGTCAAAAATCCTTATCAACATAATCAGACCTCACATTAAAGATATGATTTCTCAAAATCAAAGCAGCTTCCTTCCAGGTAGAGGGTGTGAGGTAAACTATATTGCAGCTACTGAGATTCTCCATTCAATGGAATCAAAAAGAGGAAAGAATGGGTGGTTTGCTCTTAAAATTGACCTGGAAAAGGCTTATGATAGACTAGAATGGAATTTCATTAGGTTTTGTCTAGCTAGGAAAGGTTTTGATAAACCCTCTACTGACTTAATCCTCAGTTGTGTAGCTTCACCTTCTACCTCTATTATAATCAATGGGAAACCTTCACCCACCTTCAAAACTTCTAGGGGTATTAGGCAAGGGGATCCTATATCCCCTTACATCTTCATAATCTGCATGGAATATCTAGCTGACCTAATCTCAGAAGCCAAAAGTGGGGGACATTGGAAACCTTTCTGTCTAAGGAAGGGAGGTTTTCCAGTAACCCACCTtatgtttgctgatgatctccTGCTGTTTGGAGACACATCACCTGCCACCCTAGCTAGCTTAAATGAAGTGTTAGAAAAGTTTTGGGAAGAGTCAGGTCAAAAAATGAACACTTCTAAGAGCAGAATTTATTTCTCCAAGCATACTCCCCAGAACCAAAAGAACCTGTTTTGTGGAGCTCTCAAAGTTGAACCAAGTGCAGACCTAGGTAGCTATCTAGGCTTTCCCTTAACTGATAAGAGACCTAG GGATGTGGAattaggaggcctcaatataaGAGCAGCAATCATTCATAATCAAGCCCAAATGACTAAGCTTTGTTGGAAACTGAATACTGGAAATAACTTGGCCACCACCTTAGTCAAAGATAAGTATATAACCAACAGGGTCAACCCAACTAGTTTCAAAAAAGGGTCTCACATTTGGCAAAATGTTGGGAAAGGGTGGGACTTGTTTAGTAAGCTAACCTCTTGGTGCATTGGGGATGGGACTCATATAAACCTTTGGCATGACAATTGGACAGGGAAAGGAAGTCTTAGATCCATAACCCATGGACCCTTAAATAAAGGTGAAGAGAGTAAAATGTTAGACTCTATCATGAGAAATGGTAACTGGTGTCTAAATGATTTGTCCTTCATACTTCCCACCAATATTCTTAACTGGATTAAGGCTATACCCATTCCCTTGTTTGGGGAAGATGCCCCCTACTGCAGCCTCTCCAATGGCCTCAAATTCAACCTTCAAAGTGCTTATAATCATGTGTGGAATAACAAATTCTCTGAAGCTACCCCTAGTGAAAAATGGAGTTGTGTCTGGAAAGCAAGATGTCCCCCAAAAATACAATTCTTTCTCTGGTTAATTCTTTGGAATAGACTTCCCACTGCCTCCCACTTAGCAAGTAGACAAATAATCCCAAATGGAAAATGCCAATTCTGCCCACATGACCAGGAAGATATTGGCCATCTGTTCCTCTACTGCCCTAGAGCTACTGATTTTTGGAACCAACTGGAGTTTAATGACAAGTTCAAACATCTGCAaaatgattttgaaaactggTTTTTTGAAAATCTTAAATGCATCGAACCTTCAACCATGAATGTTCCCAATCAAACTGTTTTTGCCTTTTCTCTATGGAGACTGTGGAACAGAAGGAACCTATGGACCTttcaaaaggaaaataaaagcatTGGACCTTGGTGTAAACAAACAATATGGCTGGCAAATGAATTTGAAACCACAGAAAAGGACACCATAAAACAGAACAAACCAATGCATATAGAGCCTCCAATCCAGACCAAGTTTATTGTTAAGTGTGATGCCTCCTCTTGTACAAACAGTTTGCTTGCCTCCTATGTTATTGCATGCAGAGATGGAGATCAAAAGTTCATTGCTGGCATAGCTGGAACCTTTAGCACTATCACACCCACAGCTGCAGAAACGCAAACCATTTTGATGGCCATCTCATGGACCATAGCCAAGAGCTGGCAGAGCACCACCATAATTTCAGATTGTAAAGAAGCT GGAATTGCTAAATCACCAAGGAAGCCTATACTTGAAGTTCAGAAGAAGAGAGCAACTGATGGAGGTGGATCACATAGCAAGAAGGGCACGGAACCAGCTGAGTCTATTGGATCAGTGCATTGA